ACAATTTTTAAGACCAATCTGCGCGCCTAATGGCAAAAAAATTGCATTTACTTATGATGCAGATAATCCTGATTTTAATCATATGCCAAGTATTGGCCTCATTTCAAATGATTCTAAAAATGGTGATAAATCCCCCTCTATAAAACGCTTAACTCGTGAATTAAAGCTTTTTTCGCCGCGTTGGTCTAATGATTCTCAACATATTTATGTCAGACGCGATTATGGTGCCTATAGACAGATTTATACGATCGATGTAACTACAGGTAAACCCACCCAAATCACAAAGGCGCCATTGAATATTGAAAGCTATGCTTTGTCACCGGATGGATTACGTTTAGCTTGGATTGGCCAGGACGCACAAGATACACGCATTCTACGTGTTGCCTCAAATGATGGAAACAATGTGAAAGATCTTGTGACTATTTCTGGGGTTTCAGATGACATGGCTTTTAGCGAAGTCCGGGAAATTGATTGGCAAGCACCCAATTATCCTGCGCGCATGCGCGGTCTCCTCGTGATGCCGTTGAATTATCAAAAAGACACCTCTTATCCCCTTATTGTTGACATTCATGGCGGCGGTGAGGGAGCTCATATCTATTTTATTGGAGGAATTTTAGAAAACACCCCTCTTGAATGGCATATGTGGGCAGCCAAAGGATATGCGGTCTTTGTTCCGGAATTTCGTTCATCCGCCTCATTTGGGTCACTCGCCATTACGCGTGATGCAGTTCAAAATCATGATTTGATTAATTGTGATATAAAGGATATTGAAGCAGGTATTGATTCTTTAATAGCAACTGGCATTGTTGATAAAAATCGTCTTGCAGCGATTGGTCATTCTGCAGGTGGGCGCCGTGCGAATTGGCTTGTTGCCTCAAGCCATCGATTCCGTGCTGTTGTTTCTAAAGAAGGATGGGCTGATGAATGGATTGAAATCTATAATCGAACGCCGTCAAAACGCATATATAAAATGTTTGGCGGGGCGCCTTGGGAAGTACCCCAAAATTATTTCAAGAATTCAGCTTTATTTCACGCCAAAGGTGCGACAACACCTACCTTATTTCTGATGGGCAATCCAGAAAAAGGGGGGCTTGATACAAGTGATACCGTCAATAAATTTTACAATGCGCTTAAAGCACAAGAAATTGATACGGAATATGTTAAATATAATGATGAGGGACATAATTTTGAACAACCTGCCAATCGACGTGATGCATTGGAACGGAGCATTAGGTGGATCGATAGCCATATGGGAAAAAGGTGATATATAGTTTGGATAGGGTATTAATTTACAAGTCTGAGCAAAGTATTTTCTATTTTGGTTAAGAGAAGGAATGATGCGCGATGTGTATACTTCATACATGAGCAAAGAATGACGTACTATTAAGTAAAAGAGGAAATACTAATGGATGAGACAAGCCTTAATCAACGCATCATGCGCTATGCTCAAGTATCGAAAACGGGCATTGGACTTTTAGCACGTTTAATTGGTCAACAATATTTGGGCGTCAATATCGATCGCACGAAACATGCTGCGCAATTGCGTCTTGCCTTGGGCGAAATTAAAGGCCCTTTGATGAAGATAGCCCAAATGGTGTCCACCATTCCAGAAGCTTTACCACCTGAATATATTGAAGAATTTAGACAATTGCAATCGAATGCCCCTTCTATGGGATGGCCTTTTGTGAAACGTCGGATGGCACATGAATTGGGTCCTGATTGGGTCCAAAAATTTCAGCATTTCGAAAAAGAAGCAGGTTTTGCAGCGTCTTTAGGACAAGTGCATCAGGCGATCACACATGATGGCCAAAAACTAGCCTTGAAACTTCAATAC
Above is a window of Alphaproteobacteria bacterium DNA encoding:
- a CDS encoding prolyl oligopeptidase family serine peptidase, coding for MVGRTFRFLSLIVVLALFCKVSSASETAKTPSITVELKVNDQQVIHNIPDQALTSPLPAKAGKNVVTPDWLLSLPNTTDNYPEIKWLNNAQIVYATPPNMHKKIWSIEIRDVNTNEHHIVGEGAIPLPSPNGQFIAFIKGEKTTKQLWLMDNKGENIKQLSHIENGLGDYFSEFCWSPDSSQIALAHKPFIEFWSKEPQPKTSINIIDIKSGQMNQIVSFEESIRYLSYFPNGDELLFMKERMGSLYKEEEDHEWIQSLNIKNGHLRTLATFDGLQQFLRPICAPNGKKIAFTYDADNPDFNHMPSIGLISNDSKNGDKSPSIKRLTRELKLFSPRWSNDSQHIYVRRDYGAYRQIYTIDVTTGKPTQITKAPLNIESYALSPDGLRLAWIGQDAQDTRILRVASNDGNNVKDLVTISGVSDDMAFSEVREIDWQAPNYPARMRGLLVMPLNYQKDTSYPLIVDIHGGGEGAHIYFIGGILENTPLEWHMWAAKGYAVFVPEFRSSASFGSLAITRDAVQNHDLINCDIKDIEAGIDSLIATGIVDKNRLAAIGHSAGGRRANWLVASSHRFRAVVSKEGWADEWIEIYNRTPSKRIYKMFGGAPWEVPQNYFKNSALFHAKGATTPTLFLMGNPEKGGLDTSDTVNKFYNALKAQEIDTEYVKYNDEGHNFEQPANRRDALERSIRWIDSHMGKR